In Mycolicibacter virginiensis, the DNA window ATATCCCAATTGACAGGCCGTTTCCTCCACGGTGAGGCCCGATTCGAGCATGGCTACGGCCAGGGTCACCCGCACCTCGTCTACCAAGGCGCGGTAGCTGGTGTGTTCGGCCATCAGGCGGCGATGCAGAGTGCGTTCGGTGATGCAGAGTTCGTCGGCGATCACCGCCATCGACGGCAACACGCCCGGCTCCCGGACCAGACGGGAACGCACCTGTGCGGCAATTCCGCGACGCCGACGACGCGTTTGCAAGAGCTCTTCGCACTCCTTCGCACACGCCTCGGCCGCAGCAGTATCGGCCGCCGGCATCGGAAGCGTCAGCAGGTCGCACGGCAGGGTGATCGCGCTGCGCGTCGCGTACACGTCGAGTTCAACTGTCACCCCGGGGAACTCGAGACGTCCTGCGGGAAAGTCGATGCCGGGCAGTTCGACCTTGATCGGAGTGTCAGAGCTCAGCTGACCGATCAACAACGGCACCATGCTGGTCAGCGCGAACAGATCCCGTTCCATCATGAAACCGCGAACGTCAGCGGGCACGGCGCTGTCGTCGAACACGAGAACGGCGCCATCGGGGGTATCGTGGCGACTCAGCCGTAGAAACGTCGACGACAACGTCGCGTACCGACAGGCCAGGTTGACCGCATCGCCCAATGTCGGGCTCGCCAACAGCGCATAGCCGAGCACGCCGGTGTTGGCGAAGTTGTACTGCAGACCGACGTCGCGCGCGAACTCATGTGGATCGCGTACGCGGCCAAGGATGTTTCGCAGGATCGCCAGCTCCTGGCGTGCTTGAACCTCGGTCGCGCTGTCCTCGATGTCGGCGGGTGTGACACCGGTATCTGCTAGGCAATCCGCCGCATCGATGCCATGCAGGCGGGCGGCCTCCAGAAGATGCCGACAAGTCGCCACCGGCCGCGGAATGTCCCAATCCGCCTGCGCGGCACCGCCGATCGACACATGTCCGAATGTATCAAAATTGTGTCGGCAGGTGCCGTCCGCTCTACGATCTGCAGATGGCAAAGCTTGAGCTCTCTCGTGAACTGTCGCTGCCTCCCGACGAGGCCTGGGCCCACGCGTCGAATCTGGCCGAGTTGGGCGACTGGCTGTCCCTGCACCAGGGGTGGCGCTGCGAGATCCCGGCCGAGCTCACCGCCGGAACCACGTTGGTCGGGGTGGCGGGAGCCAAGGGCATGCGAAACCGGGTCACCTGGACGGTCCGCAAATTCAACCCACCCGCACTGCTGGAACTGACCGGCGACGGCGTGGGCGGCACCAAGTACGCACTGACCTTGGCGATCAGCCCCGCCGCAATGGGATCGAAGTTCGTCCTGCGGATGGACTTGGGCGGGCGGCCGCTGTTCGGGCCGATCGGGGCGGCCGCCGCCCGCGCCGTCAAGGGTGACATCGAGGGATCGATCAAGCGATTCGAGCAGCTCTACAGCTGAGACTCCGGCCGGCGTATCAGAGCAGCCGAAGCAGCGCTCAGCCGCTGAGCAATCCCTTGGCGATGTGGGTGACCTGGACTTCGTTGCTGCCGGCATAGATCATC includes these proteins:
- a CDS encoding AraC family transcriptional regulator, coding for MSIGGAAQADWDIPRPVATCRHLLEAARLHGIDAADCLADTGVTPADIEDSATEVQARQELAILRNILGRVRDPHEFARDVGLQYNFANTGVLGYALLASPTLGDAVNLACRYATLSSTFLRLSRHDTPDGAVLVFDDSAVPADVRGFMMERDLFALTSMVPLLIGQLSSDTPIKVELPGIDFPAGRLEFPGVTVELDVYATRSAITLPCDLLTLPMPAADTAAAEACAKECEELLQTRRRRRGIAAQVRSRLVREPGVLPSMAVIADELCITERTLHRRLMAEHTSYRALVDEVRVTLAVAMLESGLTVEETACQLGYSETAAFSRAFFRWTGSPPSKHRGRRP
- a CDS encoding type II toxin-antitoxin system Rv0910 family toxin, which gives rise to MAKLELSRELSLPPDEAWAHASNLAELGDWLSLHQGWRCEIPAELTAGTTLVGVAGAKGMRNRVTWTVRKFNPPALLELTGDGVGGTKYALTLAISPAAMGSKFVLRMDLGGRPLFGPIGAAAARAVKGDIEGSIKRFEQLYS